One genomic window of Moorella glycerini includes the following:
- a CDS encoding efflux RND transporter periplasmic adaptor subunit, whose protein sequence is MRKLIKKVVALLAAGTLALAAGCGAGAGAGDRVTVKAAAAGRGKLAATVEISGALVPVRVASVVSKLAGQVLAVKADVGDRVQAGQVLVEIDTKELQAQLRQAEAAVRGVQDQAEQARIGMETAQVAIANAGVALDAAQKYYDRIKALADAGAASQSQLDDARTKLDQAKNGLDAAKKQYEVAKKQYEIASGSGLAQAQAAVNTIKVNMSNAVITSPITGVVTNRNINPGEMAAPTSPLPLLTIADTSTLKLQGTVGQEAVPLLAGGQKVTVTMDALPGREFTGTVTQVGPVAAATGQRFPVEISLANPGELKAGMTARAVFKLAAPEGVVVPLAAVRTDGGQDYVFVVKNGKVERRPVVLGLKNEEQVMVLKGLEAGEQVAVTNVGVLQDGMAVTVE, encoded by the coding sequence ATGAGGAAGTTGATTAAGAAAGTTGTGGCCCTCCTGGCGGCGGGAACCCTGGCCCTGGCCGCCGGTTGCGGCGCCGGGGCCGGGGCCGGCGACCGGGTAACGGTAAAAGCCGCTGCCGCCGGCAGGGGGAAGCTGGCGGCTACGGTAGAAATAAGCGGCGCCCTGGTGCCGGTGCGGGTGGCCAGTGTGGTCAGCAAGCTGGCGGGGCAGGTGCTGGCTGTGAAGGCTGATGTCGGCGACCGGGTGCAGGCCGGGCAGGTCCTGGTGGAAATCGACACCAAGGAACTCCAGGCCCAGCTGCGGCAGGCCGAGGCGGCCGTCCGCGGCGTGCAAGACCAGGCGGAACAGGCCCGCATCGGCATGGAGACGGCACAGGTGGCTATTGCCAACGCCGGCGTCGCCCTGGATGCCGCCCAGAAATACTACGACCGCATTAAAGCCCTGGCGGACGCCGGCGCAGCCTCCCAGAGCCAGCTGGACGATGCCCGGACCAAGCTGGACCAGGCTAAAAACGGCCTTGATGCTGCCAAAAAGCAGTACGAGGTGGCCAAAAAACAATATGAAATAGCCTCCGGCTCCGGCCTGGCCCAGGCCCAGGCGGCGGTGAACACCATTAAAGTGAATATGAGCAACGCCGTCATAACCAGCCCCATCACCGGCGTTGTCACCAACAGGAACATTAATCCCGGCGAAATGGCCGCACCGACGAGTCCCCTGCCCCTGCTGACCATCGCCGACACTTCAACGTTGAAGCTGCAGGGTACGGTTGGCCAGGAGGCGGTCCCCCTGCTGGCCGGCGGGCAGAAGGTGACGGTCACCATGGACGCCCTGCCGGGCAGGGAGTTCACCGGCACGGTGACCCAGGTGGGCCCGGTGGCGGCGGCTACGGGACAGCGTTTTCCGGTGGAGATCAGCCTGGCCAACCCGGGCGAGCTGAAGGCCGGCATGACGGCCCGGGCCGTATTTAAACTGGCGGCCCCGGAGGGCGTAGTTGTACCCCTTGCTGCCGTGCGTACGGATGGCGGCCAGGATTATGTCTTTGTCGTCAAAAACGGTAAGGTAGAGCGGCGGCCGGTTGTTCTGGGCCTGAAGAACGAGGAGCAGGTGATGGTACT
- a CDS encoding HlyD family secretion protein has translation MKRRMIITVVLLLALAGAGGIAYYYHYQAVNYASTDDARVAADTVTVSPEIPGKLLAWLVQEGDMVKAGQVLGRQDLGAALTSSAVSPQALGSTAGVLAQKAEITAPVGGQVIQSRAVAGEMVAPGTPLAVIADTAHLYISANIKETVIEKVKPGQVVDIKIDAYPGRTFSGRVASISGATTSVFSLLPAQNASGNYTKVTQVVPVKIQLLDAGDVKLMPGMNATVRIHIR, from the coding sequence ATGAAAAGGCGAATGATTATCACAGTGGTACTCCTTTTAGCCCTGGCCGGGGCGGGAGGTATTGCCTACTACTACCACTACCAGGCCGTCAACTATGCCAGCACCGACGACGCCCGGGTGGCGGCGGATACGGTGACGGTCAGCCCAGAAATCCCCGGCAAGCTGCTGGCCTGGCTGGTGCAGGAAGGAGATATGGTCAAAGCCGGCCAGGTGCTGGGACGCCAGGACCTGGGAGCGGCGCTGACCTCCAGCGCCGTCAGTCCCCAGGCCCTGGGGAGCACGGCGGGGGTGCTGGCCCAGAAGGCGGAAATAACGGCACCGGTCGGCGGCCAGGTGATCCAGTCCAGGGCCGTGGCCGGGGAAATGGTCGCCCCCGGTACGCCCCTGGCCGTTATTGCTGACACAGCCCACCTGTATATTAGCGCCAACATCAAAGAAACGGTGATTGAAAAGGTCAAGCCCGGCCAGGTGGTAGACATAAAAATCGACGCGTACCCCGGCCGGACCTTTAGCGGCCGGGTAGCCAGCATCAGCGGCGCGACGACGTCTGTCTTTTCCCTGCTGCCGGCGCAGAACGCCAGCGGCAACTACACCAAGGTGACCCAGGTCGTTCCGGTGAAGATCCAGCTCCTGGATGCCGGCGACGTGAAACTGATGCCGGGAATGAACGCGACGGTGCGTATCCATATCAGGTAA